One window of Ignavibacteriales bacterium genomic DNA carries:
- the queC gene encoding 7-cyano-7-deazaguanine synthase QueC, with the protein MKEKKIAVVAVSGGMDSCVTAAIANENYELAFAHINYGQRTEKRELKSFNDVADFYNVKNKLVIDYTHLSKIGGSSLTDKRIEVSKADLSNKEIPTSYVPFRNANILSACVSWAEVIGATAVFIGAIFEDSSGYPDCRPDFFNAFEKMVDLGTKPDTKIKIETPIILLSKKEIVLRGIELKAPLHLTWSCYQNEDEACGVCDSCALRLRGFQQAGIEDPIIYKFKPDYFKEN; encoded by the coding sequence ATGAAAGAAAAAAAAATAGCTGTAGTTGCTGTAAGTGGAGGAATGGATAGCTGTGTTACTGCTGCCATCGCCAATGAAAATTACGAATTAGCTTTTGCTCATATAAATTATGGACAGCGTACCGAAAAGAGAGAACTAAAATCTTTCAACGATGTTGCTGATTTTTACAATGTTAAAAATAAATTAGTAATTGATTATACACATCTCTCAAAAATTGGCGGATCTTCTCTTACAGATAAAAGAATTGAAGTATCCAAAGCTGATTTAAGCAATAAAGAAATCCCAACTTCATACGTTCCATTCAGAAACGCAAATATTCTTTCAGCTTGTGTAAGCTGGGCGGAAGTAATTGGAGCGACAGCAGTTTTTATTGGTGCGATTTTCGAAGATTCATCCGGGTACCCCGATTGCCGTCCTGATTTTTTTAATGCTTTTGAGAAGATGGTTGATCTTGGTACAAAACCGGATACAAAAATTAAAATTGAAACTCCAATAATTCTTCTTTCCAAAAAGGAAATTGTTCTGAGAGGAATTGAATTAAAAGCACCGCTTCATCTTACCTGGTCTTGTTATCAAAATGAAGATGAAGCATGTGGAGTTTGCGATAGTTGTGCATTACGATTGAGAGGATTTCAACAAGCTGGTATTGAAGATCCAATCATTTATAAATTTAAACCTGATTATTTTAAGGAGAACTGA
- a CDS encoding ABC transporter permease has protein sequence MKTIFAILIKEFIQVKRDPKLFGIIFLAPVLQLLLLGYAATMDVNTVNTVVYDQDKSETSRQFVRSLEGSGYFAVDYFADNYEQVTDLINKGKAVAALVIPKDFENKINRRETTQLQAIFDGSDGNKASIALGYVQAITIGFSKNILLDIQDKSGRKGLLVGSLTPEVRIWYNPDLKTRNFMVPSIMGLILMVITTILMSMAVVKEREIGTLEQLIVTPIKPYQLIIGKLIPFVIIGFIDVLIVTTIMVFWFNIGIRGSFFFLMFTSLLFVLSTLGLGLFVSTISKTQQQAMMVAQFGILMPMIYLSGFAFPIENMPQVIQWITYVIPLKYYITILRGIVLKGIGFSDLWLDTLILFLMGIAILIASSLRFKKKLE, from the coding sequence TTGAAAACGATATTTGCAATTTTAATAAAAGAATTTATACAAGTTAAACGCGATCCTAAATTATTTGGAATCATTTTTCTGGCACCGGTGCTTCAATTGTTACTGCTGGGGTATGCTGCAACCATGGATGTAAATACAGTTAATACAGTTGTATATGATCAGGATAAATCCGAAACAAGCCGGCAGTTTGTTCGAAGTCTTGAAGGCTCCGGATATTTTGCTGTTGATTACTTTGCTGATAACTATGAACAAGTAACAGATCTTATCAATAAGGGAAAAGCAGTTGCTGCTTTAGTAATTCCTAAAGATTTTGAGAATAAAATAAACAGAAGGGAAACAACACAGCTCCAGGCAATATTTGATGGTTCTGATGGAAACAAAGCTTCCATTGCATTGGGGTATGTTCAGGCAATTACAATTGGTTTTTCAAAAAATATATTACTCGATATTCAGGATAAGAGCGGAAGAAAAGGTTTACTTGTTGGTTCGTTAACCCCGGAAGTTAGGATTTGGTACAATCCCGATTTGAAGACACGTAATTTTATGGTACCAAGCATTATGGGATTAATTCTTATGGTAATTACAACCATTCTTATGTCGATGGCTGTTGTTAAAGAAAGAGAAATTGGAACACTTGAACAGTTAATTGTAACTCCTATTAAACCTTACCAGTTAATAATCGGAAAGCTAATTCCGTTTGTTATCATCGGTTTTATTGATGTACTTATCGTTACCACAATTATGGTTTTCTGGTTCAATATTGGAATCCGGGGTAGTTTTTTCTTTTTAATGTTTACATCCCTATTATTTGTTTTGTCTACTTTAGGATTAGGATTATTTGTTTCCACAATTTCTAAAACACAACAACAGGCAATGATGGTAGCACAGTTTGGCATCCTTATGCCAATGATATATCTATCCGGTTTTGCATTCCCAATTGAGAACATGCCGCAGGTTATTCAATGGATAACTTACGTTATTCCTCTTAAGTATTATATTACAATTCTTCGTGGAATAGTTCTTAAAGGAATTGGCTTTTCCGATCTCTGGTTGGATACTTTAATACTTTTCTTAATGGGAATTGCAATTCTTATAGCAAGCTCTTTAAGGTTTAAAAAGAAATTAGAATAG
- a CDS encoding HAMP domain-containing sensor histidine kinase has protein sequence MNDIITNEELLKEIKLLNKENEDLKEQNANKDKFFFTLAHDLRSPFQALLGLSEILTTELNTLNKEEIFRFSSELNKSIHNQYDLLTNILDWARIKTGKIDFNPKPIDIYENVKKILLLFQSKASKKEIKFIADINKDTFVNADENMFAAILGNLISNAIKFSNKGGIAKIAMKVINENVVISVIDEGVGMDNEMICKINNFDSKFSTIGTAGERGTGLGLLITNDLLLLHNSKLILESEPNRGTKFSFMLPKG, from the coding sequence ATGAATGATATAATTACTAACGAAGAATTACTAAAAGAAATAAAACTGCTTAACAAAGAAAACGAGGATCTGAAAGAGCAAAATGCCAACAAAGACAAGTTCTTCTTTACATTGGCTCATGATCTAAGAAGTCCTTTTCAAGCGCTACTTGGTTTGTCCGAAATTCTTACAACAGAATTAAATACATTAAATAAGGAAGAAATATTCCGGTTCAGTTCCGAACTTAATAAGTCCATACATAATCAATATGATTTGCTTACAAATATTCTGGATTGGGCACGAATTAAAACCGGCAAGATTGATTTTAATCCCAAACCGATCGACATTTATGAAAATGTGAAGAAAATTTTATTATTGTTTCAATCTAAAGCTTCTAAAAAGGAAATCAAATTTATAGCTGATATAAATAAAGACACCTTTGTTAATGCGGATGAAAATATGTTTGCAGCAATACTAGGGAATCTTATATCTAATGCAATTAAGTTCAGCAATAAAGGCGGAATTGCTAAAATTGCAATGAAGGTAATTAATGAAAATGTGGTAATTTCTGTTATAGATGAAGGTGTTGGAATGGATAATGAAATGATTTGTAAAATCAATAACTTTGATTCCAAATTTTCTACTATTGGTACTGCCGGTGAGAGAGGAACGGGGTTGGGACTTTTGATAACAAATGATTTATTACTATTACACAATAGTAAACTAATTTTGGAAAGTGAGCCGAATAGAGGAACAAAATTCTCCTTTATGTTACCAAAAGGTTAA
- a CDS encoding PspC domain-containing protein, translated as MEENNLPEESNSEFDEDASQKISEENKLVQPKRLFRSRTNKIIFGVCGGLADYFNLDPIIFQLFFILSLILGGWGIVIYFILSIVLQTAPYSNYQTNDLTASVNVENVKILFSAFLILLGTYLLLLHFGLSNHFSFFGIRQQVIVPAFLVVVVIILSLRFDFSFSEVIQPSGLFRSSQNKMIAGVCLGFAEYINVPVLSVRIYWVALSVLTLGVGVIIYLLMVFVVPIKNGSNNAE; from the coding sequence ATGGAAGAAAATAATTTACCCGAAGAATCTAATTCCGAATTTGATGAAGATGCGTCGCAAAAAATTTCAGAAGAAAATAAATTAGTTCAACCAAAAAGATTGTTCAGATCACGAACTAACAAAATTATTTTTGGAGTTTGTGGCGGTCTTGCAGATTACTTTAATTTAGATCCGATAATCTTCCAGTTGTTTTTTATTCTTAGTTTAATTTTAGGTGGATGGGGAATTGTAATTTATTTTATCCTTTCTATTGTACTGCAAACAGCGCCGTACTCTAATTACCAGACGAATGATTTAACTGCTTCCGTGAATGTGGAGAATGTGAAAATTCTATTCTCAGCTTTTTTAATATTGCTGGGCACGTACCTTCTACTTTTACACTTTGGCTTATCAAACCATTTCAGTTTCTTTGGGATAAGACAACAGGTAATAGTTCCGGCTTTTTTAGTTGTTGTGGTTATTATTTTGTCTCTTCGCTTTGATTTTTCTTTTTCTGAAGTAATTCAACCATCGGGTTTGTTTAGATCATCACAAAACAAAATGATTGCCGGAGTTTGCCTTGGTTTTGCCGAATATATAAATGTTCCGGTATTAAGTGTAAGAATTTATTGGGTTGCTCTTTCAGTATTAACGCTTGGTGTTGGAGTAATCATTTATCTATTAATGGTGTTTGTTGTCCCAATTAAAAATGGTAGTAACAATGCAGAATAA
- the queF gene encoding preQ(1) synthase — protein MKEKYKLLETFENQYSDRDYTIIHEAPEFTSLCPKTGQPDFANIILEYIPDKLCVELKSYKIYLQSFRNDGIYYESVTNKILDDLVKVLKPRYMLLTAEFNVRGGISSVIEVEYAKD, from the coding sequence ATGAAAGAAAAATATAAATTGCTTGAAACGTTTGAGAACCAATATTCGGACAGGGATTACACAATTATTCATGAAGCACCGGAGTTCACATCTCTTTGCCCAAAGACCGGGCAGCCCGATTTTGCAAATATTATCCTGGAATATATTCCGGATAAACTTTGCGTGGAGCTCAAATCATATAAAATCTATCTGCAATCTTTTCGCAATGATGGTATTTATTATGAAAGTGTAACAAACAAAATCTTGGATGATCTTGTAAAGGTTCTTAAACCAAGATACATGCTTCTTACTGCCGAGTTTAATGTTCGCGGTGGAATTTCATCTGTAATTGAAGTGGAATATGCAAAAGACTGA
- a CDS encoding transposase: MESPKYYHMNTYHHLYNQGVNKDKIFSDKSDYVYFLRKMVEYKLKYSVKILCYCLMPNHFHLFVKQITTEHEIGKFIGDLTNAYTKGTNKRYGRTGVLFQGRTKSKLIIDKNHYITLFKYIVNNPVRSGLVYLPEDWEYSSAKEYFSYSSIVTDTSEILKIFDKVADFKNLLIQKEERFDYSILF, encoded by the coding sequence ATGGAAAGCCCAAAATATTATCATATGAACACTTATCATCATCTTTATAACCAGGGTGTAAACAAGGATAAAATATTTAGTGATAAAAGTGATTATGTGTATTTCTTAAGAAAGATGGTGGAGTATAAATTAAAATATTCCGTGAAAATACTTTGTTATTGTTTAATGCCAAATCATTTTCATTTGTTTGTAAAACAGATTACCACTGAGCATGAAATCGGAAAGTTTATTGGAGATTTAACCAACGCTTACACTAAAGGAACAAATAAAAGGTATGGAAGAACGGGGGTTTTATTTCAAGGACGAACAAAAAGTAAATTAATAATAGATAAAAACCATTACATAACACTTTTCAAATATATTGTAAATAATCCAGTTAGATCCGGTTTAGTATACTTGCCAGAAGACTGGGAATATTCTTCAGCAAAAGAATATTTTTCTTATTCATCTATAGTAACAGATACATCTGAAATACTAAAGATATTTGACAAGGTCGCGGATTTTAAGAATCTCCTTATTCAGAAAGAAGAAAGATTTGATTATTCAATTTTATTTTAA
- a CDS encoding MFS transporter has protein sequence MNSKKLSKQVIILGLVSLFTDIASEMLYPITPIFLTAVLGTSMAAVGLIEGIAEVTAGFLKGYFGKLSDKVGKRSIFVVFGYAISAIVKPLPGIFPYFSTVLVSRVSDRIGKGIRTAPRDALLASYSDGNSGAVFGFHRGMDTLGAAIGPVLSLILLALYPGNFSLIFLVAFIPSFFAVAFTFTVKDKPTSIKTKRSNHYSVFWKEAPKQYRTLIILLTLFSLVNSSDVFLILKSRDISQSNTLAIVGYIFYNIVYAASSYPAGLISDKLGKRNVFVFGMLIFSLVYFGFGLSQNFVLMWVLFALYGIYAASTEGIAKAWVSDLIPDEQRGTAIGLLTMLSSFAVMIGSILTGFLWDKFGSAIPFYISSAVSFILAIILFALRKK, from the coding sequence GTGAATAGTAAAAAATTATCTAAACAAGTTATTATACTCGGCTTAGTAAGCTTGTTTACGGATATAGCAAGTGAAATGCTCTATCCAATTACTCCCATTTTTCTTACAGCGGTTCTCGGTACTTCTATGGCTGCAGTTGGGTTGATTGAAGGCATTGCAGAGGTTACCGCAGGTTTTCTTAAAGGATATTTTGGAAAGCTATCAGATAAAGTTGGTAAGCGCTCAATTTTTGTAGTTTTTGGTTATGCAATATCTGCTATAGTAAAACCGCTGCCTGGAATTTTTCCTTATTTCTCAACTGTTTTAGTCTCAAGAGTATCTGATAGAATTGGTAAAGGAATTAGAACCGCTCCACGTGATGCTTTGCTTGCAAGTTATTCAGATGGAAATTCCGGTGCAGTATTTGGTTTTCATAGGGGAATGGACACTCTTGGCGCTGCTATTGGACCGGTACTTTCATTAATACTTCTTGCACTTTATCCCGGAAACTTTAGCTTGATTTTTTTAGTTGCATTCATTCCATCCTTTTTTGCTGTCGCATTTACATTTACTGTTAAAGATAAACCAACTTCTATTAAGACAAAACGATCAAATCATTATTCGGTATTTTGGAAAGAAGCGCCAAAGCAATATCGTACTTTGATAATTCTTCTCACTTTATTTTCACTTGTAAATAGCAGCGATGTTTTTTTGATTTTGAAGTCGAGAGATATTTCACAATCAAACACTCTGGCAATCGTAGGTTACATTTTTTACAACATAGTTTATGCAGCTTCCTCATATCCCGCAGGATTGATTTCCGATAAACTTGGTAAGAGAAATGTTTTTGTGTTTGGCATGTTAATTTTCTCGCTTGTTTATTTTGGGTTCGGGTTGTCTCAAAATTTTGTTCTTATGTGGGTTCTCTTTGCTCTTTATGGAATTTACGCAGCATCAACAGAAGGAATTGCAAAAGCGTGGGTGTCAGATTTAATTCCCGATGAACAACGTGGTACGGCAATCGGTTTACTAACAATGCTATCAAGTTTTGCGGTTATGATCGGTTCAATCTTAACTGGATTTCTCTGGGATAAATTTGGTTCGGCTATTCCATTTTATATCTCATCAGCAGTAAGTTTTATTTTAGCAATAATATTATTTGCACTACGCAAAAAGTAA
- a CDS encoding anti-sigma factor, translated as MEENNLNDLIHAFAAGCLDDNELRLFLNHPESAEFNTVELGELQNVISLLPAILELEYPQLNIKDKVAQKLYKFREEIKERKKSITIVPPELEKQIEPEIIEEVSQSKKEIEEAPEAERSYEKALVDEIQFKELQERIEEEIEELPSIKDVDFVESEKPVKKMLYEPLPAGNLELVLPKPQKESKLGLILLIVILFLLSLSAAGIVYYLMNKEVQSNRKQIASLNGEIVAVNSEISRLNKIQRILSILGSKDIWTINLNGTVSNPTGFGKLVIDYQAKEGLLQLYNMPLLQPKQYYQLWLMSKGSAYSLGTYKPRRTVEYLPVSQIPEIPQGEIESFVVTIEEGEGALTPLGIQYLSTTFQQTTKGNR; from the coding sequence ATGGAAGAAAATAACCTAAATGATTTAATTCATGCGTTTGCGGCAGGATGCCTTGATGATAACGAATTGCGGTTGTTCCTCAATCACCCGGAATCTGCTGAGTTCAATACAGTAGAGCTTGGCGAGCTACAAAACGTAATAAGTCTTTTACCGGCAATATTGGAACTGGAATATCCTCAACTAAACATCAAAGATAAAGTTGCTCAAAAACTTTATAAGTTCAGAGAAGAAATAAAGGAAAGGAAAAAATCAATAACGATTGTGCCTCCGGAATTAGAAAAACAAATTGAGCCGGAGATTATTGAGGAAGTTTCGCAAAGTAAAAAGGAAATAGAAGAAGCACCTGAAGCTGAAAGAAGTTACGAGAAAGCTCTTGTTGATGAAATTCAATTTAAAGAATTGCAGGAAAGGATTGAAGAAGAAATTGAAGAATTACCATCCATAAAAGATGTTGATTTTGTTGAGAGTGAAAAGCCTGTAAAAAAAATGTTATATGAACCCCTGCCTGCCGGTAATCTGGAGTTAGTTCTTCCAAAACCCCAAAAGGAAAGTAAACTTGGTTTGATATTGCTTATTGTAATTCTGTTTTTACTTTCATTAAGTGCGGCTGGAATAGTTTACTATTTAATGAACAAAGAAGTCCAATCCAACAGAAAACAGATTGCCTCACTAAATGGTGAAATTGTTGCTGTAAATAGTGAGATTAGCCGGTTGAATAAAATTCAAAGAATACTTTCCATCCTTGGCTCTAAAGATATCTGGACAATTAATCTTAATGGCACAGTTAGCAATCCAACAGGATTTGGAAAACTTGTAATTGACTACCAGGCAAAAGAAGGATTACTTCAATTATACAACATGCCTTTACTTCAACCAAAACAATATTATCAGCTTTGGTTAATGAGCAAAGGTTCGGCTTACTCACTTGGCACTTATAAACCAAGAAGAACAGTAGAATATTTGCCTGTAAGTCAAATACCGGAAATACCCCAGGGAGAAATAGAATCGTTTGTAGTTACTATTGAAGAAGGTGAAGGAGCATTAACTCCACTGGGAATTCAGTATTTATCAACCACATTTCAACAAACAACAAAAGGAAACAGATAG
- a CDS encoding ABC transporter permease, producing MFNRIKAIAKKEIRQLKRDVRMLMVLFLFPVLLLVIFGYAINFDVHHIKVAIYDKDKSSNSREFINALTSSNYFDLVGSLNNDYQIKEYLDGQKAQCVIVVSKETSHDIYSKNDTKVQVLVDGVNGNTATIIMNYMNAATRDYSQKFSKEYLAVTGKSSYVPIDLQPVFWFNPDLKSTTFLIPGLIAMIMIITSVISISLSIVREKEQGTIEQINVSPVNAIELMIGKTIPYAITSLMIAGMILIAGYFLFGIVIKGSILLLFITMLIFIFASLSLGIFVSTIAESQQVAFQMATLISMLPSFILSGFIFPIESMPVVVQIFTNITPAKFFIVILRDILIKGVGLEAFWQQVIYLIIFSTIFLGLATIRYKKSTNA from the coding sequence ATGTTTAATAGAATTAAAGCAATAGCAAAAAAAGAAATAAGGCAACTTAAAAGAGATGTTAGGATGCTGATGGTACTCTTTCTGTTTCCAGTTTTACTGCTGGTAATTTTTGGCTATGCTATAAATTTCGATGTTCATCATATTAAAGTTGCAATTTATGACAAAGATAAATCTTCCAACTCCCGTGAATTTATAAATGCATTAACAAGCTCAAATTATTTTGATTTGGTTGGTTCCCTAAATAACGACTATCAGATAAAGGAATATCTTGACGGGCAGAAAGCACAATGCGTGATTGTGGTTTCAAAAGAAACATCGCACGATATTTATTCCAAAAACGATACTAAAGTGCAGGTTTTAGTTGATGGAGTAAATGGAAACACTGCAACTATTATAATGAATTATATGAATGCTGCAACACGGGATTACTCGCAAAAATTTTCTAAAGAGTACTTGGCAGTAACCGGAAAAAGTTCTTATGTACCAATTGATTTACAACCGGTTTTTTGGTTCAATCCCGATTTGAAGTCAACAACATTTCTTATTCCAGGCTTAATTGCAATGATTATGATAATAACTTCTGTCATTTCAATTTCACTTTCTATTGTTAGAGAAAAAGAACAAGGAACAATTGAACAAATAAATGTGTCACCGGTTAATGCCATCGAGTTGATGATTGGTAAAACTATTCCTTATGCAATAACTTCTTTAATGATAGCCGGGATGATTTTGATAGCAGGATATTTTTTATTTGGAATAGTAATTAAAGGAAGCATATTACTTCTTTTCATTACAATGTTGATTTTCATTTTCGCTTCTTTAAGTTTAGGTATTTTTGTTTCTACTATTGCCGAATCTCAGCAAGTTGCATTTCAAATGGCAACGCTTATTTCAATGCTGCCATCTTTTATACTGTCCGGATTTATTTTTCCAATAGAGAGCATGCCGGTAGTAGTCCAGATTTTTACAAACATTACTCCGGCAAAATTTTTTATTGTTATTCTAAGAGATATATTAATTAAAGGAGTGGGGCTTGAAGCGTTTTGGCAACAGGTTATTTACTTAATCATTTTCTCAACCATATTTTTAGGATTAGCAACAATCAGATATAAGAAATCTACAAATGCTTAG
- a CDS encoding 5-formyltetrahydrofolate cyclo-ligase: MQPLIPKSEVRKLVLEKKRNISPQDVNIKTDKIIQRLSSADDFVYAKKIHIYISNKPGEVDTKKIINFAAGWGKQIFLPKLHKEAKLFKRFQFTGWDNLVENRDGYLEPQVGYDEDLSDIDLIFVPATAVSLLGQRVGSGGGYYDRLLINSFATKYVVAFEFQLFDSIETDRHDVRVDKIITERRTINTREAYKLSFV, encoded by the coding sequence ATGCAACCATTAATTCCAAAATCTGAAGTGAGAAAATTAGTTTTAGAGAAAAAACGAAACATATCCCCGCAGGATGTTAATATTAAAACTGATAAAATAATTCAAAGGCTTTCTTCTGCGGATGATTTTGTTTACGCCAAGAAAATCCATATTTATATATCCAACAAACCTGGCGAAGTGGATACAAAGAAAATAATTAACTTTGCTGCTGGATGGGGAAAACAAATTTTTTTACCAAAACTTCACAAAGAAGCTAAATTATTCAAACGCTTTCAATTTACAGGTTGGGATAACCTGGTGGAAAATCGTGATGGATATTTAGAACCGCAAGTTGGCTACGATGAGGATCTATCCGATATCGATTTAATATTTGTTCCGGCTACCGCAGTTTCACTTTTAGGTCAGCGTGTTGGTTCCGGCGGTGGATATTATGACCGACTTTTAATTAATTCATTCGCAACTAAATATGTAGTTGCATTCGAATTTCAACTTTTTGACAGCATTGAAACTGACCGCCACGATGTTAGAGTTGATAAAATAATTACTGAGCGAAGAACTATTAACACCAGGGAGGCTTATAAGCTTAGTTTTGTTTAA
- a CDS encoding ABC transporter ATP-binding protein, with protein sequence MYSIEIKNLTKKFGKFISVDNISFNVKEGEIFGFLGANGAGKSTTIRMLCGIIEPTSGDALVGGYSIKKEPDMVKKNIGYMSQRFSLYNDLTVEENINFFGGVYGLYNHKLNERKKWVLKVANLEGKENTLTASLPGGIKQRLALGTAVIHQPKIVFLDEPTSGVDPISRRNFWDLINDLSAEGTTVFVTTHYLEEAEFCNNIILINAGKLIAEGNSKELKTNYLKGTILQVECDKPVAALEILEKENFVDEVSIFGNNIHLAVNEGYIDERQIFDVLLLNSISTKRVDKIVPTLEDVFIHLLEKDSK encoded by the coding sequence ATGTATTCAATTGAAATAAAAAACCTAACAAAGAAATTCGGCAAGTTCATCTCGGTTGATAATATTTCCTTTAATGTTAAGGAGGGTGAAATATTTGGATTCCTTGGTGCAAACGGCGCTGGTAAATCTACAACAATAAGAATGCTGTGCGGAATTATAGAACCAACCAGCGGAGATGCTTTGGTTGGCGGGTACAGCATTAAAAAAGAACCCGATATGGTTAAGAAAAATATCGGTTATATGTCTCAGCGTTTTTCACTTTATAATGATCTTACAGTTGAGGAAAACATTAATTTTTTTGGTGGAGTTTATGGTTTATATAATCACAAGCTGAATGAAAGAAAAAAATGGGTTCTTAAGGTCGCAAATCTTGAAGGAAAAGAAAACACATTAACCGCTTCATTACCCGGTGGAATAAAACAGAGACTCGCTCTTGGTACCGCAGTTATTCATCAACCAAAAATTGTTTTTCTTGATGAGCCTACAAGCGGAGTTGATCCAATTTCCAGAAGAAATTTCTGGGATCTGATTAACGATCTTTCTGCCGAAGGAACAACTGTATTTGTTACAACGCATTATCTTGAAGAAGCAGAATTCTGTAATAATATTATTTTAATTAATGCCGGTAAATTGATAGCCGAAGGAAATTCAAAAGAATTAAAAACAAATTATCTGAAAGGAACAATACTGCAAGTTGAATGTGATAAACCGGTGGCTGCACTTGAGATTCTTGAGAAAGAAAATTTTGTTGATGAAGTTTCTATCTTCGGCAACAATATCCATCTGGCTGTTAATGAAGGGTATATTGATGAAAGGCAGATTTTTGATGTCCTGCTGCTTAATTCAATTTCCACAAAACGGGTGGATAAAATTGTTCCAACACTTGAAGATGTTTTTATTCACCTTTTAGAAAAGGATAGCAAATAA
- a CDS encoding L-threonylcarbamoyladenylate synthase: MEYYELHPVTPQMRYINKAVEVLKEGGVIIYPTDTVYGIGCDIFNKNALERVFAIKQDSGTKLFSFVIPNLKDIAKYAKVSDYAYKSMKHLLPGPYTFILPAAREIPKKLWTKRQTVGIRIPKHNVALTLTRELGNPIVSTSVTSRKGEVLYDALEIKMIFNTQVDLMLASGNLQGQPSSIIDLSTDNPEIVRHGAGDISYFM; the protein is encoded by the coding sequence ATGGAATATTACGAACTGCATCCGGTAACGCCTCAGATGAGGTACATTAACAAGGCAGTAGAAGTATTAAAAGAAGGAGGTGTAATAATCTATCCAACCGATACAGTCTATGGCATCGGCTGCGATATATTCAACAAAAACGCTTTAGAAAGAGTATTTGCAATCAAACAGGATTCCGGCACAAAACTTTTTAGCTTTGTAATCCCAAATTTAAAAGATATTGCAAAGTATGCAAAAGTTTCGGACTATGCTTATAAAAGTATGAAGCATTTACTACCAGGTCCTTACACATTTATTTTACCGGCAGCGCGAGAAATTCCTAAAAAACTTTGGACTAAAAGACAAACGGTTGGAATCAGAATTCCAAAACATAATGTCGCCTTAACATTAACCAGGGAACTTGGTAACCCTATTGTTAGCACAAGTGTTACAAGCAGAAAAGGAGAAGTGTTGTACGATGCTCTTGAAATTAAAATGATATTTAATACCCAGGTAGATTTAATGTTAGCAAGTGGAAATTTGCAAGGGCAGCCATCCAGTATAATAGATTTAAGCACAGACAATCCTGAAATTGTAAGACATGGTGCAGGTGATATAAGCTACTTTATGTGA
- a CDS encoding sigma-70 family RNA polymerase sigma factor yields MNQNSSLTEIDLFKNIAANDSKALETLYDRYSPLLFTLIKKIVSNDRVAAEILVDVFEILWKKIDKFNFSSENTYAWLVTLSRNKATDYLRRNNSPNQFTEPYNDEYEDNFIIPKLSDQIDSLDLDTAFRIKSNIERALSKLTDAQKYVIHLSYYEGYTQKGIADKLKIPLPTVKSKIKIALNNLRDNLIKEKE; encoded by the coding sequence TTGAACCAAAACTCATCCCTAACCGAAATTGATCTTTTCAAAAATATTGCCGCTAATGATTCTAAAGCGCTTGAAACTCTTTACGATCGATATTCGCCACTGCTATTTACCTTGATAAAAAAAATTGTTTCAAATGATAGAGTAGCTGCGGAAATATTGGTGGATGTTTTTGAAATACTCTGGAAGAAAATTGATAAATTTAATTTCTCTTCAGAAAATACTTATGCGTGGTTAGTTACCCTTTCAAGAAATAAAGCAACCGATTATTTAAGAAGAAACAATTCTCCAAACCAGTTTACCGAACCTTACAATGATGAATATGAAGATAATTTTATCATTCCAAAGCTATCTGACCAAATAGACAGCCTGGATCTTGATACCGCTTTTAGAATAAAAAGCAATATTGAAAGAGCATTGAGCAAACTTACTGATGCACAAAAATATGTAATACATCTTTCTTATTATGAAGGATACACACAAAAGGGGATTGCCGATAAATTAAAAATTCCTTTACCAACAGTTAAAAGCAAAATAAAAATTGCATTGAATAATTTGAGAGACAACCTGATAAAGGAAAAAGAGTAG